Proteins from a single region of Sinorhizobium alkalisoli:
- the pgl gene encoding 6-phosphogluconolactonase: MSAILHRYDNGEMLAEALADAVGARLGAAVNSRGGASIAVSGGSTPKAFFQALSKRKLDWAKVSVTLVDERFVPPESDRSNHGLVAANLLKNWAVEARFVPLYHNSSSAEEAAAKASAATADINAPFDVVVLGMGTDGHTASFFPGGTRLEEALDPATPRGVITMEADGAGETRLTLTFSSLQDAGYLVLHIEGDAKKEVLARAEMPGEEAEMPIRAVLRRAASPLQVYWAP, translated from the coding sequence ATGAGCGCTATCCTGCACAGATACGACAACGGTGAAATGCTGGCAGAGGCGCTGGCGGATGCCGTCGGCGCCAGGCTTGGGGCGGCCGTCAATAGCCGCGGCGGCGCCAGCATCGCCGTATCGGGCGGCTCTACGCCCAAGGCATTCTTCCAGGCTCTGTCGAAACGTAAACTCGATTGGGCAAAAGTGAGTGTCACCCTTGTCGACGAGCGCTTCGTTCCGCCGGAAAGCGACCGCTCCAATCATGGGCTGGTCGCCGCCAACCTGCTCAAGAACTGGGCCGTCGAAGCGCGCTTCGTGCCGCTCTACCACAATTCGTCAAGCGCCGAGGAGGCGGCCGCCAAGGCAAGCGCGGCCACTGCGGATATCAATGCTCCCTTCGATGTCGTCGTGCTCGGGATGGGAACGGACGGGCATACCGCATCGTTCTTTCCCGGAGGAACGCGCCTTGAGGAGGCGCTCGATCCCGCGACACCGCGCGGCGTGATTACCATGGAGGCCGACGGCGCCGGCGAGACCCGCCTGACCCTTACGTTCTCCAGCCTACAGGACGCCGGATATTTGGTGCTGCATATCGAAGGTGACGCCAAGAAAGAGGTTCTTGCCCGGGCCGAAATGCCGGGCGAGGAGGCGGAGATGCCGATCCGCGCCGTGCTCCGGCGTGCGGCCTCGCCGCTGCAGGTTTACTGGGCGCCCTGA
- the aceA gene encoding isocitrate lyase, which translates to MTDFYKLVPSAPQGRFDGVERPYSAQDVQRLRGSVELRYSLAEMGANRLWKLIHEEDFVNALGALSGNQAMQMVRAGLKAIYLSGWQVAADSNTASAMYPDQSLYPANAAPELAKRINRTLQRADQIETAEGKGLSVDTWFAPIVADAEAGFGGPLNAFEIMKAFIEAGAAGVHYEDQLASEKKCGHLGGKVLIPTAAHIRNLNAARLAADVMGVPTLVIARTDAEAAKLLTSDIDERDRPFVDYDAGRTVEGFYQVKNGLESCIARAIAYAPHCDLIWCETSKPDLEQARKFAEGVHKAHPGKLLAYNCSPSFNWKKNLDDATIAKFQRELGAMGYKFQFITLAGFHQLNYGMFELARGYKERQMAAYSELQEAEFAAEVNGYTATKHQREVGTGYFDAVSLAITGGQSSTTAMKESTEHDQFRPAAE; encoded by the coding sequence ATGACTGATTTTTACAAACTCGTTCCGAGTGCACCGCAAGGACGTTTCGACGGTGTTGAACGCCCCTATTCGGCGCAAGACGTGCAGCGGCTCCGCGGCTCGGTCGAGCTTCGGTATTCGCTTGCCGAAATGGGCGCGAACCGCCTTTGGAAGCTCATCCACGAGGAAGATTTCGTCAATGCTCTCGGCGCGCTTTCGGGCAACCAGGCCATGCAGATGGTCCGCGCCGGACTGAAGGCGATCTACCTCTCCGGCTGGCAAGTCGCTGCCGATTCCAACACCGCCTCTGCCATGTATCCGGACCAGTCGCTCTATCCGGCCAATGCTGCGCCGGAACTCGCAAAACGCATCAACCGGACGCTGCAGCGCGCCGACCAGATCGAGACCGCCGAAGGCAAGGGACTTTCGGTCGACACCTGGTTCGCCCCGATCGTCGCCGATGCGGAGGCAGGCTTCGGCGGGCCGCTCAATGCCTTCGAGATCATGAAGGCATTCATCGAAGCGGGTGCGGCAGGCGTCCACTATGAGGACCAGCTCGCGTCCGAGAAGAAATGCGGCCATCTCGGCGGCAAAGTGCTGATCCCGACCGCGGCGCATATCCGCAATCTGAATGCCGCCCGGCTTGCTGCCGATGTCATGGGCGTGCCGACGCTGGTCATCGCCCGCACGGACGCGGAAGCGGCAAAGCTGCTCACTTCGGATATCGACGAGCGTGACCGGCCCTTCGTCGATTACGACGCCGGCCGCACGGTCGAGGGCTTCTATCAGGTGAAGAACGGACTTGAGTCCTGCATCGCGCGGGCGATCGCCTATGCGCCGCATTGCGACCTCATCTGGTGCGAGACCTCGAAGCCGGATCTCGAGCAGGCGCGCAAATTCGCCGAGGGCGTGCACAAGGCGCATCCGGGTAAGCTGCTTGCCTATAATTGCTCGCCGTCGTTCAATTGGAAGAAGAACCTGGACGATGCGACGATCGCCAAGTTCCAGCGGGAGCTCGGCGCAATGGGCTACAAGTTCCAGTTCATCACGCTCGCCGGCTTCCATCAGCTGAACTACGGCATGTTCGAACTCGCCCGCGGCTACAAGGAACGGCAGATGGCCGCCTATTCGGAATTGCAGGAGGCGGAATTCGCGGCCGAGGTCAACGGCTACACCGCGACCAAGCATCAGCGCGAAGTCGGCACCGGCTATTTCGACGCGGTGTCGCTGGCGATCACCGGCGGCCAATCGTCGACAACCGCCATGAAGGAATCGACCGAGCACGACCAGTTCCGCCCGGCGGCAGAATGA
- a CDS encoding NAD(P)/FAD-dependent oxidoreductase: MAEKQDVVIIGAGAAGMMCAIEAAKRGRRVLVLDHGKAPGEKIRISGGGRCNFTNIHAGPKNFLSDNPHFCKSALARYRPQDFVALVERHGIAWHEKTLGQLFCDHSARNIVRMLLAEMKQAGAALRLETAISAVERIVSGFRVTTSTGTVETDSLVVASGGKSIPKMGATGLAYRIAEQFGLPVVETRPALVPLTLDQAHLEKLGVLAGVAADAEVRFGQAAFREAVLVTHRGLSGPAILQISSYWREGAEIVLKLMPEVNIAGILKAMRRTNGRQAPQTALAEILPRRLAHFFAEEARLTGRLLADLSDRAIEALATSIQAWTLKPAGSEGYRTAEVTLGGIDTRALDSKSMQARDVPGLYFIGECVDVTGWLGGYNFQWAWASGFAAGQAV, from the coding sequence GTGGCCGAGAAGCAGGACGTGGTGATCATTGGAGCCGGCGCCGCCGGCATGATGTGCGCGATCGAGGCGGCAAAGCGCGGACGGCGCGTTCTCGTGCTCGACCACGGGAAGGCTCCGGGCGAGAAGATACGGATCTCCGGCGGCGGCCGCTGCAACTTCACCAATATTCATGCAGGGCCGAAGAACTTCCTTTCCGACAATCCGCATTTTTGCAAGTCGGCGCTCGCGCGCTATCGCCCGCAGGATTTCGTGGCGCTCGTCGAACGGCACGGAATTGCCTGGCACGAGAAGACGCTGGGACAGCTCTTCTGCGATCATTCGGCCAGGAACATCGTCCGCATGCTGCTTGCCGAGATGAAGCAGGCAGGTGCGGCGTTGAGGCTCGAAACGGCGATCTCCGCCGTCGAGCGGATCGTCTCGGGCTTTCGGGTGACCACGAGCACCGGGACGGTCGAAACGGATTCGCTGGTTGTCGCGAGCGGCGGAAAGTCCATCCCGAAGATGGGCGCGACGGGTCTGGCCTATCGTATCGCCGAGCAGTTCGGGCTGCCTGTCGTCGAGACGCGGCCGGCGCTGGTGCCCCTGACGCTCGACCAAGCGCACCTCGAAAAGCTTGGGGTTCTCGCCGGCGTCGCAGCCGATGCCGAGGTGCGTTTCGGTCAGGCCGCCTTTCGCGAGGCGGTACTCGTCACGCACCGGGGTTTGAGCGGACCAGCCATCCTGCAGATTTCCTCCTATTGGCGGGAAGGCGCGGAAATCGTCCTCAAGCTGATGCCAGAGGTCAATATTGCCGGGATCCTCAAGGCAATGCGTCGCACGAACGGGCGGCAGGCGCCGCAAACGGCGCTCGCCGAGATCCTGCCGCGGCGCCTCGCGCACTTCTTTGCCGAGGAGGCAAGGCTCACCGGGCGGCTGCTTGCCGATCTCTCCGACCGGGCGATCGAGGCGCTGGCGACCTCCATCCAGGCATGGACGTTGAAGCCCGCCGGGTCCGAGGGTTACCGCACCGCCGAAGTGACGCTCGGTGGTATCGATACCCGTGCGCTCGATTCAAAGTCGATGCAGGCACGAGACGTGCCCGGGCTCTACTTCATCGGCGAATGCGTGGACGTGACCGGCTGGCTTGGCGGCTATAATTTTCAATGGGCCTGGGCATCCGGCTTTGCTGCTGGTCAAGCGGTGTAA
- a CDS encoding methyl-accepting chemotaxis protein: MLIDRILARFKIQTKVLFFILPFVVSISAVGLTGLYASGLLQGRMEISNSVLQTLSGFKDVYAGMNQFLHETTEESRQAVKETIAAQKNVLAATAAHVAGASGERELADATAATSEIETRIDGLWTLHESEQQLRLATRTNLEKLAAEQMKISEQTNELQYAVRKDENAAKTMLRNAEKLLRASRFYSEFATEVSGAITVEDKLKVAQERFPMIGRTQRDIFALLPKEEKSLSETVNSASGAIGAIIRAPAGPETLAGLSKYIDRFRNASFRLEAAAVGKMREATQIFSQLDGKIASTESILTAMRRLSTSLTDIQISAAAFLGKTSEENRKALLDKFLAVQTNLTTLRGISKDASSFDALADAIVPLINAMKRDGVELVEITGKRNTEFNAAGASIDEIWNDLTGFAEQQKVAAGTERKEANQISVGATIAGVVIALLAGVALTLTLKRPIGQITAAMRRLADGRLDTAIDGDGRRDEIGDMARALGVFKENALSKVRIEAESVEQRARAEAERSRNDAEKRELDRQIDLAVNELAAGLGRLAQGDLSQQIEVPFNGRLEQLRIDFNGSLIRLQDTLAQIRANAQAIQQSGAGMHHSADSLSKRTEAQAASLEQTAAAVDQITVTVRSSAERAHEANQAVSQTKKSADSSATVVTNAIAAMGRIEDASRKIEQIIEVIDDIAFQTNLLALNAGIEAARAGEAGKGFAVVAQEVRELAQRSAEAAHEIKDLINKSTQEVNSGSLLVKETGAVLASISAEIVTVSQHVEMIATASRDQATALNEVNDSVNQMDQMTQQNALMVEEATATSRALASQADTLMMLVEQFRLERESGAGEVYRAA, encoded by the coding sequence ATGCTCATTGACAGGATTCTTGCCCGTTTCAAGATTCAGACGAAGGTTCTGTTCTTCATCCTGCCTTTCGTCGTCAGCATCTCCGCCGTCGGCCTCACCGGCCTCTATGCCTCGGGACTGCTGCAGGGACGCATGGAAATCTCGAACAGCGTCCTGCAGACCTTGAGCGGCTTCAAGGATGTCTACGCGGGAATGAACCAGTTCCTGCATGAGACAACCGAGGAGAGCCGCCAGGCGGTGAAGGAGACGATTGCCGCGCAGAAGAATGTGCTGGCTGCGACGGCCGCCCATGTGGCGGGGGCAAGCGGCGAACGGGAACTCGCTGATGCGACGGCCGCTACGAGCGAGATCGAGACCCGTATCGATGGCCTTTGGACCTTGCACGAGAGCGAGCAGCAGCTCCGCCTGGCGACGCGGACCAATCTGGAAAAGCTGGCCGCCGAGCAGATGAAGATCAGCGAACAGACCAATGAACTGCAATATGCGGTGCGCAAGGACGAGAATGCGGCGAAAACCATGCTGCGCAACGCCGAAAAGCTCCTGCGCGCGAGCCGCTTCTATAGCGAATTCGCCACCGAAGTCAGCGGCGCGATAACCGTCGAGGACAAGCTGAAGGTCGCCCAAGAACGCTTTCCGATGATCGGCCGTACGCAGCGCGACATCTTCGCGCTTCTGCCGAAGGAGGAGAAATCTCTCTCCGAGACGGTCAATTCGGCTTCAGGGGCGATCGGTGCTATCATCAGAGCGCCCGCCGGGCCCGAAACACTTGCTGGTCTCTCCAAATATATCGACCGCTTCCGCAACGCGAGCTTCCGGCTCGAAGCCGCTGCCGTCGGCAAGATGCGCGAGGCGACGCAGATATTCAGTCAGCTAGACGGCAAGATTGCCAGCACTGAATCGATCTTGACGGCGATGCGCCGGCTATCCACATCGCTTACGGACATTCAGATATCTGCGGCCGCATTCCTCGGCAAGACGAGCGAGGAGAACCGCAAGGCGCTCTTGGACAAGTTCCTGGCCGTGCAGACGAACTTGACGACTTTGCGCGGCATCTCAAAGGACGCGAGTTCGTTCGACGCCTTGGCAGATGCAATCGTTCCGCTCATCAATGCAATGAAGAGGGATGGTGTCGAACTGGTCGAGATAACCGGCAAGCGGAACACCGAGTTCAACGCGGCCGGCGCATCGATCGATGAGATCTGGAATGACCTGACCGGCTTTGCCGAGCAGCAAAAGGTTGCCGCCGGCACGGAACGCAAGGAAGCCAATCAGATTTCCGTTGGAGCCACCATTGCCGGCGTCGTGATAGCGCTGCTAGCTGGCGTTGCCCTGACGTTGACGCTGAAGCGGCCGATCGGCCAGATCACGGCGGCCATGCGACGCCTTGCCGACGGCCGGCTCGATACGGCGATCGACGGCGATGGTCGACGCGACGAGATCGGCGACATGGCGCGTGCCCTTGGGGTCTTCAAAGAGAATGCCCTGTCGAAGGTCCGCATCGAGGCCGAGAGCGTCGAACAGCGCGCCCGCGCCGAGGCCGAGCGCAGCCGCAACGACGCGGAGAAGCGGGAACTCGACCGCCAGATCGACCTGGCGGTCAATGAACTCGCGGCGGGCCTCGGGCGCCTGGCGCAAGGCGATCTCTCGCAGCAGATTGAGGTACCCTTCAACGGCCGGCTCGAGCAGTTGCGGATTGATTTCAACGGATCACTCATCCGGCTGCAGGACACGTTGGCGCAGATTCGCGCCAATGCCCAGGCAATCCAGCAGAGCGGAGCCGGCATGCACCATTCGGCCGATTCGCTCTCGAAACGCACGGAGGCGCAGGCGGCCTCTCTCGAGCAGACCGCCGCGGCCGTCGACCAGATCACCGTGACCGTGCGCTCTTCCGCCGAGCGTGCGCACGAGGCGAACCAGGCCGTGTCGCAGACCAAGAAAAGTGCCGACAGTTCGGCAACCGTCGTCACGAATGCGATCGCCGCCATGGGTCGCATCGAAGACGCCTCGCGCAAGATCGAGCAGATCATCGAAGTGATTGACGACATCGCCTTCCAGACCAATCTCCTGGCGCTCAATGCCGGCATCGAGGCGGCGCGTGCGGGCGAAGCGGGCAAGGGCTTTGCAGTCGTTGCGCAGGAGGTGCGCGAACTGGCGCAGCGCTCGGCTGAGGCGGCGCACGAGATCAAGGACCTCATCAACAAGTCGACCCAGGAGGTCAATTCCGGCTCGCTGCTCGTCAAGGAGACGGGAGCCGTGCTTGCTTCGATCAGCGCCGAGATCGTAACCGTCAGTCAGCACGTAGAGATGATCGCTACCGCCAGCCGCGACCAAGCGACGGCGCTGAACGAGGTCAACGACTCCGTCAACCAGATGGACCAGATGACCCAGCAGAATGCCCTGATGGTGGAGGAAGCGACCGCGACCAGCCGGGCCTTGGCCAGCCAAGCCGATACGCTGATGATGCTGGTCGAGCAGTTTCGGTTGGAGCGGGAGAGCGGAGCGGGCGAGGTTTATCGCGCCGCCTGA
- a CDS encoding NAD(P)/FAD-dependent oxidoreductase has protein sequence MSWQSPISPGISWYEASVPERPFYPPMAGSRKADVAVIGGGYTGLQAAYNLAKEGVDVTLIDACRFGDGASGRNGGQFGTGQRAWAEDLEEVVGRERAQLLFDMAENAKRYLLDFAREHAIDMEFVPGQLSVSHKESLEKEYRRHVEVMAERFGYPHLSFMDREETAGRLGSSHYRFGIRDAGTGHIHPMKLLVGLAKQAALAGANIFEQTKALKIDGKGGAVRIETERGTITADRALIACNAHIGNLEPVTASHIMPIRSFIGATTVLTGRPGILPGGESVDDSRFVVRYFRKSKDGRLLFGGREAYTADNPRDISSHIRRQIREIYPALADIEITHAWGGTVGITMPRQPFCREVMPGVVTIGGYSGHGVMLSNFCGKLYADLTLGRDTPLDLLKDLKIPAFPGGTRFRSALLFLALSWYALRDRL, from the coding sequence ATGAGTTGGCAAAGCCCGATCTCGCCCGGAATCTCCTGGTATGAGGCAAGCGTGCCCGAACGGCCTTTCTATCCGCCGATGGCCGGCTCGCGCAAAGCCGACGTCGCGGTCATCGGCGGCGGCTATACCGGCCTGCAAGCGGCCTACAACCTTGCGAAAGAGGGTGTCGACGTCACCTTGATCGACGCCTGTCGCTTCGGCGATGGCGCTTCGGGTCGCAATGGCGGCCAGTTCGGCACTGGCCAGCGCGCCTGGGCGGAGGATCTCGAGGAGGTCGTCGGCCGCGAACGGGCACAGCTGCTCTTCGACATGGCGGAAAACGCCAAACGATACCTGCTGGATTTCGCACGGGAACACGCGATCGACATGGAGTTCGTACCCGGCCAGCTCTCGGTCAGCCACAAGGAGAGTCTCGAAAAGGAGTACCGCCGCCATGTCGAGGTAATGGCCGAACGCTTCGGCTATCCGCATCTCTCTTTCATGGATCGCGAGGAAACCGCGGGCCGCCTCGGCTCGTCACATTACCGCTTCGGCATTCGCGACGCCGGTACCGGCCACATCCATCCGATGAAGCTCCTGGTCGGACTGGCGAAACAGGCAGCCCTTGCCGGCGCCAATATCTTCGAGCAGACGAAAGCTCTGAAGATCGATGGGAAAGGCGGCGCGGTCCGGATCGAGACGGAGCGGGGCACCATCACGGCGGACCGGGCGCTGATCGCCTGTAACGCCCATATCGGCAATCTCGAGCCGGTGACGGCGAGTCATATCATGCCGATCCGCTCCTTCATCGGCGCAACGACCGTCCTTACGGGGCGCCCCGGCATTCTTCCGGGCGGCGAATCCGTCGACGATTCGCGCTTCGTCGTGCGTTATTTCCGCAAGTCGAAGGACGGACGGCTGCTGTTCGGCGGCCGGGAAGCCTACACGGCCGACAATCCGCGCGACATTTCGAGCCATATCCGACGCCAGATTCGGGAGATCTACCCGGCGCTCGCCGATATCGAGATCACCCATGCCTGGGGCGGCACTGTCGGCATCACCATGCCGCGACAGCCCTTCTGCCGCGAGGTCATGCCGGGTGTCGTGACGATCGGCGGCTATTCTGGTCACGGCGTTATGCTCTCCAACTTTTGCGGCAAGCTTTATGCGGACCTGACGCTCGGAAGAGACACCCCGCTCGATCTCCTCAAGGATTTGAAAATACCGGCTTTTCCGGGCGGAACCCGATTCCGGTCAGCCCTCCTGTTCCTGGCCCTCAGCTGGTACGCCCTGCGTGACCGGCTTTGA
- a CDS encoding glutamine synthetase family protein — protein MSSKRSVAQQTAKVSESSKIPLDLNSARGVKTWRDAVEWLKIRRIEDIECITPDLAGVPRGKMMPTSKFTSNTSLALPSAIYRHTISGEYPDETGQFRYDSRDSDIKLVPDLSTLSIVPWETDPTAQVICDIVGSQGEQISYTPRNVLKRVVELYRKRGWRAVVAPEIEFYLVAQNDDPDYPLRPPKGRSGRSILGGQGYSIAGINEFDELIDDIYHFSEKQGLEIDTLIHEEGPAQLEINLRHGDPIELADQVFLFKRTIREAALKHGIYATFMAKPMQGQPGSAMHIHQSVVEIATGRNIFSNPDGSPSKEFFAFVGGMQHYVPRTLSMMAPYVNSYRRLTPDMAAPVNTAWGYDNRTTAFRIPVSDPAARRIENRLPSSDANPYLALAASLGCGYLGIVENLEPTPPTEDTANEGEIDLPRGLLEAVSLLESAPSLADVFSAEFIAIYAGVKRGEFETFMQVISPWEREFLLLNV, from the coding sequence ATGTCTTCCAAGAGAAGTGTTGCCCAGCAGACAGCAAAGGTCAGCGAAAGTTCGAAGATACCTCTTGACCTGAATTCAGCCCGCGGCGTGAAGACCTGGCGGGACGCGGTCGAGTGGCTCAAGATCCGTCGCATCGAAGACATCGAATGCATCACCCCCGACCTTGCCGGCGTGCCACGCGGCAAGATGATGCCGACCTCGAAGTTTACCTCCAATACCTCGCTTGCACTGCCTTCGGCGATCTACCGCCACACGATTTCCGGCGAATATCCCGATGAGACCGGCCAATTCCGCTACGATTCGCGCGATAGCGACATCAAGCTGGTGCCGGATCTTTCGACGCTTTCCATCGTTCCCTGGGAAACAGATCCGACGGCGCAGGTGATCTGCGACATCGTCGGCTCGCAGGGCGAACAGATCAGCTATACGCCGCGCAATGTCCTGAAGCGCGTCGTCGAGCTTTACCGCAAGAGGGGCTGGAGAGCGGTCGTCGCCCCCGAGATCGAATTCTACCTCGTCGCTCAGAACGACGATCCGGACTATCCGCTGCGCCCTCCGAAGGGCCGCTCCGGCCGTTCCATTCTCGGCGGCCAGGGCTATTCGATCGCCGGGATCAACGAGTTCGACGAACTGATCGACGACATCTACCATTTTTCGGAAAAGCAAGGCCTCGAGATCGATACGCTCATCCATGAAGAGGGACCGGCTCAGCTCGAGATCAATCTCAGGCATGGTGACCCGATCGAACTTGCCGACCAGGTCTTCCTGTTCAAGCGCACGATCCGCGAAGCGGCGCTGAAGCACGGCATCTATGCCACCTTCATGGCCAAGCCGATGCAGGGTCAGCCGGGCTCGGCCATGCACATCCACCAGTCGGTGGTCGAAATCGCCACCGGGCGCAACATCTTCTCCAACCCGGACGGCTCGCCCTCCAAGGAATTCTTCGCCTTTGTCGGCGGCATGCAGCATTATGTGCCGAGGACATTGTCGATGATGGCTCCCTATGTGAACTCCTACAGGCGTCTGACCCCGGACATGGCGGCGCCGGTGAACACTGCCTGGGGCTACGACAACCGGACGACGGCCTTCCGCATTCCGGTTTCGGATCCGGCCGCCCGTCGCATCGAGAACCGCCTGCCGAGTTCCGATGCCAATCCCTATCTGGCGCTCGCTGCCTCGCTCGGCTGCGGCTATCTCGGCATCGTCGAGAACCTTGAGCCGACGCCACCCACGGAGGACACCGCCAACGAGGGAGAGATCGACCTGCCGCGCGGGCTGCTCGAGGCGGTGTCGCTGCTCGAATCCGCACCCTCGCTCGCCGACGTCTTCAGTGCCGAATTCATCGCCATCTATGCCGGCGTGAAGCGCGGCGAATTCGAGACCTTCATGCAGGTCATCAGCCCTTGGGAACGTGAATTCCTGCTCCTGAACGTCTGA
- a CDS encoding LysR family transcriptional regulator: MKNMDWDIYRCFMTVVRGGGLTGAAQAMGLSAATIGRRMLELEERTGRALFVRSQTGYTLTSDGRVLFEQLREMEAAARKVENWQEQGDGAVTIRVAAGTWVSWLVAENFPAICTERDSFNIALSTGEARVSLAYRESDIGIRAFEPEEAYLASRLIGEVAYAAYRQRNAPGTVERWLAVGEEEARSAYLRWPHEQATGRIVATVTRPRSLLDLARAGAGTAVLPCFVGDLDPLLQRAGEEIALLRHRQWIVMNNEDRHRRDIRAVVDRMTRLLRSHADLFAGKRPRRNAA; encoded by the coding sequence ATGAAAAACATGGATTGGGACATCTACCGCTGTTTCATGACCGTGGTGCGCGGCGGCGGTTTGACGGGAGCGGCGCAGGCGATGGGCCTGAGCGCCGCAACCATCGGCCGCCGCATGCTGGAACTGGAGGAGCGCACCGGCCGGGCGCTCTTCGTCCGCAGCCAGACGGGTTACACACTGACTTCCGACGGCCGCGTTCTGTTCGAGCAACTGCGCGAGATGGAAGCGGCGGCCCGCAAGGTGGAGAATTGGCAGGAGCAGGGCGACGGGGCCGTAACCATCCGCGTCGCGGCGGGGACATGGGTCTCGTGGCTGGTCGCGGAGAATTTTCCGGCGATCTGTACCGAGCGCGATTCCTTCAATATTGCGCTTTCGACAGGCGAAGCGCGGGTGAGCCTCGCCTATCGCGAGAGCGACATCGGCATTCGCGCCTTCGAGCCGGAGGAAGCCTATCTCGCGTCACGGCTAATCGGCGAAGTCGCCTATGCCGCCTATCGGCAGAGAAACGCGCCGGGCACCGTGGAACGCTGGCTGGCCGTCGGCGAAGAGGAAGCGCGTTCGGCCTATTTGCGTTGGCCGCACGAACAGGCGACAGGCCGGATCGTCGCGACGGTAACGCGCCCGCGTTCCCTGCTCGACCTTGCCCGCGCCGGGGCGGGGACGGCGGTGCTGCCCTGTTTCGTCGGCGATCTCGATCCGCTGCTGCAGCGGGCGGGCGAGGAGATCGCGTTGCTCCGACACCGGCAGTGGATCGTAATGAACAACGAGGATCGCCACAGGCGGGACATTCGAGCTGTCGTGGACCGAATGACGCGGCTCTTGCGCAGCCACGCTGATCTTTTTGCCGGAAAACGGCCGCGGCGGAACGCCGCCTGA
- the zwf gene encoding glucose-6-phosphate dehydrogenase — MSSQIIPVEPFDYVVFGGTGDLAERKLLPALYHRQMEGQLTEPTRIIGASRAALSHDEYRRFATDALKEHLKPGEFDEVEVAKFTGRIFYVSVDAKSEQGWDDLKKILDEGRDRIRAFYLAVGPAIFGDISERIRDHKLITKNTRIVVEKPIGRDLASANELNDTIGKVFREEQIFRIDHYLGKETVQNLMALRFANALYEPLWNSAHIDHVQITVSESVGLENRAGYYDKAGALRDMVQNHILQLVCFVAMEVPTSMDAEAVRDEKLKVLRALKPITGASVEQVTVRGQYRAGASAGGPVKGYLEELEGGISNTETFVAIKAEISNWRWAGVPFYIRTGKRMAGRMSEIVITFKQIPHSIFDQSAGRISANQLMIRLQPNEGVKQSLMIKDPGPGGMRLRNVPLDMSFAEAFDVRNADAYERLLLDVIRNNQTLFVRRDEVEAAWQWIDPILKAWETTGQQVQGYTAGTWGPSQSIALIERDGRTWNDTI, encoded by the coding sequence ATGAGCAGCCAGATCATTCCCGTCGAACCGTTTGATTATGTCGTCTTCGGGGGAACCGGCGATCTTGCCGAGCGCAAGCTGCTGCCGGCACTTTACCACCGTCAGATGGAGGGCCAACTGACGGAGCCTACCCGCATCATCGGCGCCTCGCGCGCGGCCCTTTCCCATGACGAGTATCGCAGATTCGCAACCGACGCGCTGAAGGAACATCTGAAGCCGGGCGAGTTCGATGAAGTGGAAGTGGCCAAGTTCACGGGCCGCATCTTCTACGTTTCGGTCGATGCCAAGTCGGAGCAGGGCTGGGACGACCTCAAGAAGATTCTCGATGAGGGCCGGGACCGCATCCGCGCCTTCTATCTCGCCGTCGGCCCCGCAATCTTTGGCGATATTTCCGAGCGAATCCGCGATCACAAGCTGATCACCAAGAACACCCGCATCGTCGTCGAGAAGCCGATCGGACGCGACCTCGCCTCGGCGAACGAACTGAACGACACGATCGGCAAGGTTTTCCGCGAGGAACAGATCTTCCGCATCGATCACTATCTCGGCAAGGAGACGGTGCAGAATCTGATGGCGCTGCGTTTCGCCAATGCGCTCTACGAGCCCTTGTGGAACTCGGCCCATATCGATCATGTGCAGATCACCGTCTCGGAATCGGTCGGCCTCGAAAATCGCGCCGGCTATTACGACAAGGCCGGCGCGCTGCGCGACATGGTGCAGAATCACATTCTCCAGCTCGTCTGCTTCGTGGCGATGGAAGTCCCCACTTCGATGGATGCTGAGGCGGTGCGCGACGAGAAACTGAAGGTGCTGCGCGCGCTGAAGCCGATCACCGGCGCCAGTGTCGAGCAGGTGACCGTACGCGGCCAATATCGTGCCGGCGCATCGGCCGGCGGCCCGGTGAAGGGCTATCTCGAGGAGTTGGAAGGCGGCATTTCCAACACAGAGACATTCGTCGCGATCAAGGCCGAGATCAGCAATTGGCGCTGGGCAGGCGTACCCTTCTACATCCGCACCGGCAAGCGCATGGCGGGCCGCATGTCGGAGATCGTCATTACATTCAAGCAGATTCCGCACTCGATCTTCGACCAAAGCGCTGGCCGCATCTCCGCCAACCAGTTGATGATCCGTCTGCAGCCGAACGAGGGCGTAAAGCAATCGCTGATGATCAAGGATCCCGGTCCCGGCGGCATGCGGCTCAGGAACGTGCCGCTCGACATGAGCTTTGCCGAAGCCTTCGATGTGCGTAACGCCGATGCCTATGAGCGGCTGCTGCTCGACGTCATCCGCAACAACCAGACGCTCTTCGTGCGCCGCGACGAGGTGGAGGCGGCATGGCAATGGATCGACCCGATCCTGAAGGCCTGGGAAACGACGGGGCAACAGGTGCAGGGCTACACGGCGGGCACCTGGGGACCGAGCCAGTCGATTGCGCTGATCGAGCGCGACGGCCGCACCTGGAATGATACGATCTAG